A window from Nitrospira sp. ND1 encodes these proteins:
- a CDS encoding efflux RND transporter periplasmic adaptor subunit has product MATSTQPSAQELATLVHLATLTHLEAQIRVAKTVQELQFISVNETRRLVPYEQAYLLSHAGEAAGVSRVICASSVAVVERDAPMMRWLEEMAQALRHALPGDEPVTVTEEMCPDSCREGWREHVRGHVLWCPLKHPDETVLGFWWLERDYPWEENDRAIMHRLAGSFAYAWKAVAMRHRTWSTRIKTPSVWLMAAAVVGALCLPVRVSTVAPVKVMAKEPTIVSAPMDGVIAEVLVPPNTVVTQYRLLFRYEDTNLRNQFRVAEKQLAVAQAEHVQAIQGGFADPQRKAEVPLKAAEAALKETELTYAQEMLAQVEVRAPQEGLLLYSDKADWVGKPVSVGERIMDIADPRRIELRIDLPVSDALLLRDGADVVAFFDALPLESFGATVSRASYHAEVLPGDMLAYRITAELATADPRIRIGWQGSAKVYGEQGPLAFLLFRRPLMALRQLVGV; this is encoded by the coding sequence ATGGCGACATCCACCCAACCGAGCGCACAGGAACTCGCGACGCTGGTCCATCTGGCGACCCTCACCCATTTGGAGGCGCAGATCCGTGTCGCGAAGACCGTCCAGGAACTGCAGTTTATCTCCGTCAATGAGACCCGCCGGCTGGTTCCCTATGAACAGGCCTATCTGCTGAGTCATGCCGGTGAAGCGGCCGGCGTCTCCCGAGTGATCTGTGCGTCCAGCGTGGCCGTGGTGGAACGCGATGCGCCGATGATGCGCTGGTTGGAAGAGATGGCTCAGGCTCTGAGGCACGCACTCCCGGGGGATGAACCCGTTACCGTCACGGAGGAAATGTGCCCCGACTCCTGCCGCGAGGGATGGCGGGAGCATGTCAGGGGCCATGTCCTCTGGTGTCCGCTGAAACACCCGGATGAAACGGTGTTGGGGTTCTGGTGGCTCGAGCGGGACTATCCCTGGGAGGAGAATGATCGGGCGATTATGCACCGGCTTGCGGGGAGCTTCGCCTATGCCTGGAAAGCCGTGGCGATGCGCCATCGAACCTGGTCCACGAGGATCAAAACGCCCTCGGTGTGGTTGATGGCTGCAGCGGTTGTCGGGGCGCTGTGTCTGCCGGTTCGCGTGTCGACCGTTGCGCCGGTGAAAGTGATGGCGAAGGAGCCGACGATTGTGAGCGCGCCGATGGACGGCGTGATTGCCGAGGTCCTGGTGCCGCCGAATACGGTGGTCACGCAATATCGGCTGCTGTTCCGCTACGAAGACACGAACCTCCGCAATCAGTTTCGGGTCGCGGAGAAGCAATTGGCGGTGGCGCAGGCCGAACATGTCCAGGCGATTCAGGGCGGCTTTGCCGATCCGCAACGAAAGGCCGAGGTTCCGCTCAAAGCCGCCGAAGCGGCGTTAAAGGAGACGGAGCTGACCTATGCCCAGGAGATGCTGGCGCAGGTGGAAGTCCGTGCCCCGCAGGAAGGATTGCTGCTGTATAGCGACAAAGCCGACTGGGTCGGGAAGCCGGTCTCCGTCGGCGAGCGGATCATGGATATTGCCGATCCGCGTCGCATTGAGTTGCGAATCGATCTCCCCGTGAGCGACGCCCTCCTGTTACGGGACGGCGCCGATGTCGTAGCGTTCTTCGATGCACTCCCGCTGGAATCGTTTGGGGCGACCGTGAGTCGCGCGAGTTACCATGCGGAGGTGTTGCCCGGAGATATGTTGGCGTATCGGATCACGGCTGAATTGGCGACTGCCGATCCCCGTATCCGCATTGGCTGGCAAGGGTCGGCGAAGGTGTATGGAGAACAGGGCCCGTTGGCATTCTTGTTGTTCCGCCGTCCGCTCATGGCCTTGCGCCAACTGGTCGGAGTGTAG
- the lexA gene encoding transcriptional repressor LexA codes for MMTSSEFRQIREQLGLTQEQLAAALRTTRVSVARYESGMRRISGAVQVAITQLANRTQIPMAGVVAAGLPIEPVTQSEWVEVPPGMVRRGETFALRVKGESMIEDGILPGDLVVVRKQATAHNGQTVVALVNREATIKTYFKHARHIELHPANAAMKPFVVTPEDQFSIEGVLVGVIRHCENA; via the coding sequence ATGATGACATCAAGCGAGTTTCGACAGATCCGTGAGCAGTTGGGGCTTACGCAGGAGCAGCTTGCCGCAGCGCTGCGCACCACGCGGGTGTCGGTCGCTCGTTATGAATCCGGCATGCGCCGGATCAGCGGCGCCGTTCAGGTGGCGATCACGCAGCTGGCCAACAGGACTCAGATTCCCATGGCGGGGGTTGTTGCCGCGGGTCTTCCGATCGAGCCGGTAACCCAGTCGGAATGGGTCGAGGTACCTCCCGGCATGGTGCGAAGGGGGGAGACTTTTGCGCTCCGTGTGAAAGGGGAGTCGATGATCGAGGACGGGATTCTCCCGGGCGACTTGGTCGTCGTTCGCAAGCAGGCGACGGCTCACAACGGCCAGACGGTCGTGGCGCTTGTGAACCGGGAAGCGACCATCAAGACCTATTTCAAGCACGCCCGGCACATTGAACTTCATCCGGCCAACGCTGCCATGAAACCGTTTGTTGTCACACCTGAGGATCAATTTTCCATCGAAGGGGTGCTCGTCGGTGTGATTCGTCATTGCGAGAACGCGTAA
- a CDS encoding efflux RND transporter periplasmic adaptor subunit translates to MRSHWLINSMVALTIFCAAVAFPQVGWPKDDRPVQLMRSVNGALRGIVKASTQAVLYSQIQGRISQIPVKEGQRFEKGATLVAIDCDKYRAELAGALAEHEAKDKTFQNNKELTKLNAVSTLELEISEAEAKKAIAAIRLAEINVRSCHIAAPFSGRVVAVMVNEHENVFPNDKLLSLLDDTSLEIELVLPSSTLAWLKRKSPFTFTIDETHREYPAKVKEIGANVDPASQTVKVVGSFGALPADVLAGMSGTAQFASGQP, encoded by the coding sequence ATGCGATCCCATTGGCTAATTAATTCGATGGTCGCACTGACGATCTTCTGCGCGGCGGTGGCCTTTCCGCAGGTCGGCTGGCCGAAAGACGACCGGCCCGTCCAGCTGATGCGGAGTGTCAACGGCGCGTTGCGTGGCATTGTGAAGGCCAGCACGCAGGCCGTGCTCTATTCCCAGATTCAGGGGCGGATCAGCCAGATCCCGGTGAAGGAGGGGCAGCGGTTCGAGAAGGGCGCAACGCTGGTCGCAATCGACTGCGACAAGTATCGGGCGGAATTAGCGGGGGCCCTGGCCGAGCATGAGGCCAAAGACAAAACCTTCCAGAACAACAAAGAACTCACCAAACTCAATGCCGTCAGCACGCTTGAATTGGAAATTTCCGAAGCCGAGGCGAAGAAGGCCATCGCGGCCATTCGCCTGGCCGAGATCAACGTGCGAAGCTGCCATATCGCGGCGCCGTTTTCCGGCCGCGTCGTGGCGGTCATGGTCAATGAGCATGAAAACGTCTTCCCCAACGACAAGCTGCTCAGTCTTCTCGATGACACCAGTCTGGAGATCGAGTTGGTGCTGCCCTCCTCGACCTTAGCCTGGCTCAAGCGAAAGTCACCGTTCACATTCACCATCGACGAGACGCATCGGGAGTATCCGGCGAAGGTGAAGGAAATCGGGGCGAATGTCGATCCCGCCAGTCAGACGGTCAAGGTGGTGGGCAGCTTCGGGGCCCTCCCGGCCGATGTGCTCGCCGGGATGAGCGGCACGGCGCAATTTGCATCGGGACAACCGTAA
- a CDS encoding TolC family protein, with the protein MAQEPLQVLALVGAIVMTSGCMIKPYVLTDEDVRTRATNDLQIVSTLREPLSGPIDLYEAIARALKFNLDAKVKAMQAQLAHQQLNVAHYTLLPQLSANAGFDGRNSYSGGGAQSLVDGRPVLEPFTSSDKNVVSGNLALSWDVLDFGLSYVRAQQAADNVMIAEEERRRIAVRLVQDVRSAYWRAVSAERVLYRVKFLDESVNKALERAQQIVDKKLQTPLTPLNYRRDLLNIQREVQRLYRELSTARVQLASMMGLPPGTEYDLAVPQRTGTVPVVDLDTGRMEEQALLLRAELRSLDYQKRINAKEARTVFLEMFPNLKLSLGGYYSSNSFFLYQNWLGYASQLSWNLLSAFRVPAKLKAVEAHRQVLDAQSLALTMTILTEVHVGALQFAQASQEYLNARSYHETQLAITDHTKNLWLTKSTNDLTFIRERVNDVLAEVRMDSAQSGVESAYATLMASMGEDAAPTGTDAQSVAALADELRKQRVPAVDTVSESGRRLESHAIPLAN; encoded by the coding sequence ATGGCACAAGAACCCCTGCAAGTATTGGCGTTGGTGGGGGCAATAGTGATGACCTCCGGGTGCATGATCAAGCCCTATGTGTTGACCGACGAGGATGTCCGGACCCGCGCCACCAATGATCTTCAGATAGTGTCGACTCTCCGGGAGCCGCTGTCCGGTCCGATCGATCTCTATGAAGCCATAGCGCGTGCATTGAAATTCAATCTGGACGCCAAGGTGAAGGCCATGCAGGCACAGTTGGCGCATCAGCAGCTGAATGTGGCGCATTACACCTTGTTGCCGCAGCTGTCGGCGAATGCGGGATTTGACGGACGCAATTCCTACAGCGGAGGCGGGGCGCAATCGCTCGTTGATGGTCGGCCTGTCCTCGAGCCCTTTACGTCGTCCGATAAGAACGTGGTGTCGGGCAATCTCGCGCTGAGTTGGGACGTGCTGGATTTCGGTCTCTCCTACGTTCGCGCGCAGCAGGCGGCCGATAACGTCATGATTGCCGAAGAGGAGCGGCGGCGGATTGCAGTACGCCTCGTCCAGGATGTCCGGAGCGCGTACTGGCGGGCGGTCAGTGCGGAACGGGTGCTCTATCGGGTGAAATTTCTGGATGAGTCCGTCAACAAGGCGTTGGAGCGCGCGCAGCAAATTGTCGATAAGAAATTGCAGACGCCCTTGACCCCGCTCAACTATCGCCGGGACTTGCTGAACATTCAGCGTGAGGTGCAGCGCCTGTACCGTGAGCTGAGCACGGCACGGGTTCAGCTGGCTTCAATGATGGGGCTGCCTCCGGGAACCGAGTATGACCTGGCCGTGCCTCAGCGGACGGGCACCGTTCCGGTGGTTGACCTGGATACGGGGCGGATGGAGGAGCAGGCCTTGTTGCTTCGTGCCGAGCTTCGCTCTCTCGACTATCAAAAGCGGATCAATGCGAAGGAGGCGCGCACCGTATTCCTGGAAATGTTTCCCAACTTGAAGCTGAGTCTCGGCGGATATTACAGCAGCAACAGCTTCTTCCTCTATCAAAACTGGCTGGGGTATGCCTCTCAGCTCAGTTGGAACCTTCTGTCGGCGTTTCGCGTACCGGCCAAACTCAAAGCGGTGGAGGCGCATCGACAGGTGTTGGATGCCCAAAGTCTCGCGCTGACCATGACGATCTTGACCGAGGTGCATGTCGGCGCGCTGCAGTTCGCCCAGGCGAGCCAGGAATATCTCAATGCTAGGAGCTACCACGAGACGCAATTGGCCATTACCGATCATACCAAGAACCTGTGGCTCACGAAGAGTACCAACGATCTGACCTTCATTCGGGAGCGAGTGAATGACGTGCTGGCTGAAGTCCGCATGGACAGCGCGCAGTCCGGCGTCGAGTCGGCCTATGCCACGTTGATGGCATCGATGGGCGAAGATGCCGCGCCGACCGGCACCGACGCGCAGAGTGTGGCCGCCCTTGCCGATGAACTGAGGAAACAGCGGGTGCCTGCCGTCGACACGGTGTCGGAGTCAGGAAGGAGGCTGGAGTCCCATGCGATCCCATTGGCTAATTAA
- a CDS encoding HlyD family efflux transporter periplasmic adaptor subunit has translation MAGLSSVSPPQERTLPPLRKNLQFLRGAPTPEGVPTWTIVDPVRNKYFQIEWQVYQLLQRWSCGTVEKLVAVVRRDTTSRIRAEDVEDLVRFLYANSLTEQSASGRVKDYVEQEVARHQAWWQWLLHHYLFIKIPLIHPHRFLHATLPLVAPLYTPMAAWLFGMIGATGLFLVGQQWDTFLSTFLHFFTWQGALMYGVVLCVVKVVHELGHAYTATRFGCRVPTIGVALMVMMPVLYSDISDAYRLSSRRKRLWIAGAGVVAELGLAAVATLVWGFLPDGAIRSVVFVAATTSWVMSLAVNLNPFMRFDGYYLLADGLGIPNLQDRAFAFGQWRIRELLFAPGAPPPEAVGLSNRRILIAYAWGIWLYRLVLFTGIALAVYHYFFKVLGLLLFLVEIVFFIGLPIWRELTSWWSRRAAYASTGRFAVTMTVVAAMLLLACLPWSSRVAIPGVLQAGSYATIYPPAPGRIASVSVHAGQSVRAGDTVLVLENPLLAKEARLARTQVELLDFRLQRQAGYAEDRLQGQVLAESLRSKLVELDGVAEKQQRLVLQAPIDGVVVDQADSLYPGRWINEKLAVAYVVNSRTAIVTALAPVEDLGVLAVGQEALFIPNDVTRQTTRARVTEIRDVDEQDLSVPYLASIYGGAVPVRKDSHGRLQAEQSVYRVELEVLDEVVRADQVVTGLIHVAGTPQSLVARMWDRVVAVMIRESGL, from the coding sequence ATGGCCGGCCTGTCCTCAGTGTCCCCGCCCCAAGAACGCACCTTGCCTCCGCTGAGAAAGAACCTGCAGTTCCTCCGCGGCGCGCCCACACCGGAAGGGGTGCCGACCTGGACGATCGTCGATCCCGTTCGCAACAAATATTTCCAGATCGAGTGGCAGGTCTATCAGCTTCTCCAGCGCTGGTCCTGTGGCACGGTGGAAAAACTCGTCGCGGTGGTCCGGCGCGACACCACCTCCCGGATCCGGGCGGAAGACGTCGAAGACTTAGTGCGGTTCTTGTACGCCAACAGTCTGACGGAGCAATCGGCCAGCGGGCGGGTCAAGGACTACGTCGAGCAGGAAGTGGCACGCCATCAGGCCTGGTGGCAGTGGCTGTTGCATCACTATCTCTTCATCAAAATTCCGCTGATACATCCGCATCGTTTTCTGCACGCCACACTGCCCTTGGTGGCGCCGCTCTACACACCCATGGCGGCGTGGCTGTTCGGAATGATCGGTGCGACCGGGTTGTTCCTGGTGGGACAGCAATGGGACACCTTTTTGTCGACCTTCCTGCATTTTTTCACGTGGCAGGGGGCGCTGATGTACGGCGTGGTGTTGTGTGTCGTCAAGGTCGTGCATGAATTGGGGCATGCCTATACCGCAACGCGATTCGGATGCCGGGTACCCACGATCGGTGTAGCCTTGATGGTGATGATGCCGGTGCTCTATTCGGACATCAGCGACGCCTATCGGCTGAGTTCGAGGCGGAAACGTCTGTGGATCGCCGGAGCCGGGGTCGTGGCCGAACTGGGACTTGCTGCGGTCGCGACCTTGGTGTGGGGCTTCCTGCCGGATGGGGCCATCCGGAGCGTCGTCTTCGTGGCGGCGACGACCAGCTGGGTGATGAGCCTGGCGGTCAACCTCAACCCATTTATGAGGTTTGACGGCTACTATCTTCTGGCCGATGGACTGGGAATTCCGAATCTCCAGGACCGGGCCTTCGCCTTCGGGCAATGGCGGATTCGTGAACTGTTGTTTGCGCCAGGCGCGCCTCCGCCCGAAGCGGTCGGGCTGTCCAACAGGCGGATCCTGATCGCTTATGCCTGGGGTATCTGGCTGTATCGGCTTGTCCTGTTCACCGGGATTGCGCTGGCCGTCTATCACTATTTTTTTAAAGTGCTCGGCCTCCTGCTGTTTCTGGTCGAAATCGTCTTCTTTATCGGTCTGCCGATCTGGCGGGAACTGACGAGCTGGTGGAGTCGCCGTGCTGCCTATGCATCGACGGGCCGGTTTGCCGTCACGATGACGGTCGTCGCCGCGATGCTGTTGCTTGCCTGTCTTCCATGGTCCAGCCGTGTCGCGATCCCAGGGGTGCTGCAGGCAGGGTCCTATGCAACCATCTATCCTCCGGCGCCGGGGCGGATTGCATCGGTGTCGGTGCATGCAGGGCAGTCCGTACGAGCGGGTGACACCGTGCTCGTACTCGAAAACCCGCTATTAGCCAAGGAGGCCCGGTTGGCCCGGACCCAGGTCGAGCTCTTGGATTTCAGGCTGCAACGTCAGGCCGGATACGCAGAGGATCGTCTCCAAGGTCAGGTTCTTGCCGAGTCGTTACGATCGAAACTCGTCGAGCTGGACGGAGTTGCCGAGAAGCAGCAGCGCCTCGTCCTGCAGGCGCCCATCGATGGCGTGGTGGTTGATCAGGCCGATTCGCTCTATCCCGGCCGATGGATCAATGAGAAGCTGGCGGTCGCGTACGTAGTGAACTCTCGAACGGCCATAGTTACGGCCCTTGCGCCGGTTGAGGATCTAGGTGTGCTGGCAGTCGGACAGGAAGCGCTCTTCATCCCAAACGATGTGACGCGTCAGACCACTCGCGCCCGGGTCACCGAAATTCGGGACGTGGACGAACAGGATCTTTCCGTTCCCTACCTGGCATCAATCTATGGGGGTGCCGTGCCCGTACGAAAAGATTCGCATGGTCGATTGCAGGCGGAGCAATCGGTCTATCGCGTAGAACTTGAAGTGCTGGACGAGGTTGTGCGGGCGGATCAGGTCGTGACCGGGCTCATCCACGTCGCCGGGACGCCTCAGAGCCTGGTTGCACGGATGTGGGACCGAGTCGTGGCGGTCATGATCCGGGAGAGCGGGCTCTGA